A single window of Rhizobium sp. CCGE531 DNA harbors:
- a CDS encoding ABC transporter substrate-binding protein, whose product MKIAKSLLSRRSFAGLAGAAVIAMAMPMQSFAADVTIPIIVKDTTSFYWQIVLAGARQAGKDLGVKVPELGAQSESDINGQISILENAVAGKPAAVVISPTEFKALGKPVDEAAKSVPVVGIDSGADSKAFVSFLTTDNVQGGRIAADGLAAAIKGMTGKEEGEIAIITSLPGVGSLDQRRQGFLEEVKSKYPGLKVVADKYGDGQATTGLNIMTDLITANPKLVGVFASNLIMAQGVGQAIAENKLGDKIKVIGFDNDDKTVGFLKSGVLAGLVVQDPYRMGYDGIKTALAASKKEKVAANVDTGANLVTKANMSDPKIDALLNPKVK is encoded by the coding sequence ATGAAAATTGCCAAGTCACTTTTGTCCCGCCGCAGCTTTGCCGGCCTTGCCGGTGCTGCCGTCATCGCCATGGCGATGCCCATGCAGTCCTTCGCGGCCGACGTGACCATCCCGATTATCGTCAAGGATACGACATCCTTCTACTGGCAGATCGTTCTTGCCGGCGCTCGCCAGGCAGGCAAGGATCTCGGCGTGAAGGTGCCGGAGCTCGGCGCTCAATCGGAATCCGACATTAACGGCCAAATCAGCATTCTCGAAAACGCCGTTGCCGGCAAGCCGGCCGCCGTGGTCATTTCACCGACGGAATTCAAGGCGCTCGGCAAGCCCGTGGATGAAGCCGCCAAGTCCGTGCCGGTCGTCGGCATCGACTCTGGCGCCGATTCCAAGGCCTTCGTCTCGTTCCTGACCACCGACAACGTCCAGGGCGGCCGCATCGCCGCTGATGGTCTTGCCGCCGCAATCAAGGGCATGACCGGCAAGGAAGAGGGTGAGATCGCCATCATCACCAGCCTTCCAGGCGTCGGCTCCCTCGATCAGCGTCGCCAGGGCTTCCTGGAAGAGGTCAAGAGCAAATATCCGGGCCTCAAGGTCGTTGCTGACAAGTATGGCGATGGCCAGGCAACCACCGGCCTCAACATCATGACCGACCTGATCACGGCCAATCCGAAGCTCGTCGGCGTCTTCGCCTCCAACCTGATCATGGCGCAGGGCGTCGGCCAGGCCATCGCCGAAAACAAGCTCGGCGACAAGATCAAGGTCATCGGCTTCGACAATGACGACAAGACCGTCGGCTTCCTGAAGTCGGGCGTACTTGCCGGTCTCGTGGTGCAGGACCCCTATCGCATGGGCTATGACGGCATCAAGACGGCGCTCGCCGCTTCCAAGAAGGAAAAGGTTGCTGCCAATGTCGACACCGGCGCCAACCTCGTCACCAAGGCGAACATGAGCGATCCGAAGATCGACGCCCTGTTGAATCCGAAGGTCAAGTAA
- a CDS encoding sugar ABC transporter ATP-binding protein produces the protein MTSLEEISHRHDDTVKTEANRIPAGSPILELKGLQKRYGFVEALKPATVTFLAGEIHAIVGENGAGKSTLIKLLTGVITRTSGEIFWCGHPVALATPNEAIARGINAVHQEVVLCPHLTVAANLFLGDEVNSFGLMRKKRMVAMAQTVLDDLGFGLPAGELLSSLTIGQQQLVATARAAMRGTQFLIFDEPTAYLTRQESAQLFKLIRRLQSDGVTIVYISHRMEEVFELADRVSVLRDGTHVGTRAIAETNEDELIKLMINRSIEQIYHKEEIPIGDTILEARGLSGPGFENVSLSVRAGEIVGLYGLIGAGRSEFALGLYGRQPLSSGEIHWRGSKVDIRNERDAMELGIALAPESRRDQGLCLNLPIGLNINLPVFRRLSRGPIIDRKSESANADKQIRDLSIKTPSRRVLVSAMSGGNQQKVVIGKWLSYGAKLFIFDEPTVGVDVGTKAEIYRLFAKLLRDGAGIIVISSYLPEVYELADRLHVFRHGQLVASHDFHAATHEEVLGEAIGV, from the coding sequence ATGACGAGCCTTGAAGAAATCAGCCATCGGCACGATGACACCGTCAAAACGGAAGCAAACCGCATTCCGGCGGGCTCGCCGATCCTTGAACTTAAAGGGCTGCAGAAGCGCTATGGCTTTGTCGAGGCGCTGAAGCCCGCGACGGTCACGTTTCTGGCCGGGGAGATTCATGCCATCGTCGGCGAAAACGGTGCCGGCAAATCGACGCTCATCAAGCTCCTGACCGGCGTGATCACGAGGACGTCAGGCGAAATCTTCTGGTGCGGCCATCCGGTTGCGCTCGCGACGCCGAATGAGGCGATCGCTCGCGGTATCAATGCCGTGCATCAGGAGGTGGTGCTTTGCCCGCACCTCACGGTCGCGGCTAATCTTTTTCTGGGTGACGAAGTCAACAGTTTCGGCCTCATGCGCAAGAAGCGGATGGTGGCCATGGCGCAGACCGTGCTCGATGATCTCGGCTTCGGGCTGCCGGCCGGCGAACTGTTGAGCTCGCTCACCATCGGCCAGCAGCAGCTGGTCGCGACGGCCAGAGCCGCGATGCGCGGCACGCAATTCCTGATTTTCGACGAGCCGACCGCCTATCTCACCCGTCAGGAATCGGCGCAATTGTTCAAGCTGATCCGTCGGCTGCAGAGCGATGGCGTGACGATCGTCTATATCAGCCATCGCATGGAAGAGGTGTTCGAACTCGCCGATCGGGTCTCCGTGCTGCGCGACGGCACGCATGTCGGCACCCGCGCGATTGCCGAAACCAACGAGGACGAGTTGATCAAGCTGATGATCAATCGCTCCATCGAGCAGATCTACCACAAGGAAGAAATTCCGATCGGCGACACCATCCTCGAGGCGCGCGGCCTTTCCGGCCCCGGTTTCGAGAATGTTTCGCTGAGCGTCCGTGCCGGCGAGATCGTCGGTCTTTACGGGCTGATCGGTGCCGGCCGCAGCGAATTCGCTCTCGGTCTATACGGGCGTCAGCCGCTCTCTTCGGGGGAAATCCACTGGCGGGGCAGCAAAGTCGACATCCGCAACGAGCGCGACGCGATGGAGCTCGGTATTGCGCTGGCGCCGGAAAGCCGACGCGATCAGGGGCTCTGCCTCAACCTGCCGATCGGCCTCAACATCAATCTGCCGGTGTTCAGGCGGCTGAGCCGCGGCCCGATCATCGACAGGAAGAGCGAATCCGCCAACGCCGACAAGCAGATCCGCGATCTCAGCATCAAGACGCCGAGCCGGCGGGTTCTGGTCTCCGCCATGTCCGGCGGCAATCAGCAGAAGGTGGTCATCGGCAAATGGTTGAGCTATGGCGCCAAGCTTTTCATTTTCGATGAGCCGACGGTCGGTGTCGATGTCGGGACGAAGGCCGAGATCTATCGGTTGTTCGCCAAGCTGCTTCGCGATGGCGCCGGCATCATCGTCATCTCATCCTACCTGCCCGAGGTCTACGAGCTCGCCGATCGCCTGCACGTCTTCCGCCACGGCCAGCTGGTCGCCAGCCATGATTTCCACGCGGCAACGCATGAGGAAGTCCTTGGCGAGGCGATCGGCGTCTGA
- a CDS encoding ABC transporter permease yields the protein MAANTTEGPTVAPRRKMNILFSLTLILLLLALWVLLGFWTDKFWTPLNITNLMRQGSMTAILALGQTFVIITAGIDLSVGAIVGFCTVIVAWLLQAGFPVWAAILITLLFGVLIGAFHGFGIVRMGLPPFIITLATLTSLRGIGLLITNGSTINIVNDDFTNFAVSEFLGIPSLFWMVILVAIPAVIFLHLSRWGRYLFAVGSNREAARLSGVNVNWMIYLAYILSGTCAAFVGVLLASRIAIGNATQADGWELQAIASSVIGGTSLFGAVGSVYGPLIGAFILATINNGANLLNLNSFWQRIITGALIIVIVYFDQLRRRRL from the coding sequence ATGGCCGCGAATACGACAGAAGGCCCGACGGTTGCGCCGCGGCGCAAGATGAATATCCTCTTCAGCTTGACGCTGATCCTGCTCCTGCTGGCGCTCTGGGTTCTCCTGGGCTTCTGGACCGACAAGTTCTGGACACCGCTCAACATCACCAATCTGATGCGCCAGGGCTCGATGACGGCCATTCTTGCGCTCGGCCAGACCTTCGTCATCATCACGGCGGGCATCGACCTCTCCGTCGGCGCGATCGTCGGCTTTTGTACCGTCATCGTCGCCTGGCTGCTCCAGGCCGGGTTTCCGGTATGGGCCGCCATCCTCATTACCCTGCTGTTCGGGGTCCTGATCGGGGCGTTCCACGGCTTCGGCATCGTGCGCATGGGCCTGCCGCCCTTCATCATCACGCTGGCGACGCTGACCTCACTGCGCGGCATCGGCCTGCTCATCACCAACGGTTCGACGATCAATATCGTCAATGACGATTTCACCAATTTCGCCGTTTCGGAGTTCCTGGGGATTCCGAGCCTGTTCTGGATGGTGATCCTGGTGGCGATCCCAGCCGTCATTTTCCTGCATCTGAGCCGCTGGGGTCGCTACCTTTTCGCCGTAGGGTCCAATCGGGAAGCAGCCCGGCTTTCCGGCGTCAACGTCAACTGGATGATCTATCTCGCCTATATCCTGTCGGGGACCTGCGCCGCCTTCGTCGGCGTTCTGCTTGCCTCGCGCATCGCGATCGGCAATGCCACCCAGGCCGATGGCTGGGAGCTACAGGCAATCGCTTCGTCGGTCATCGGCGGAACCAGCCTGTTCGGCGCGGTCGGCTCCGTCTATGGCCCGCTGATCGGCGCGTTCATCCTGGCGACCATCAACAACGGTGCCAATCTCTTGAACCTGAATTCCTTCTGGCAGCGCATCATCACCGGTGCCCTGATCATCGTCATCGTCTATTTCGATCAGCTGCGGCGCCGGCGGCTTTAG
- a CDS encoding acyltransferase, which produces MKTLFGIQYLRAFAALAVVFFHAAERSGGHFRIGAAGVDVFFVISGFIMWTMSERRPVTPLRFVLDRLQRIAPSYWIVTAIMIGGAVVGLFPNLKLTASHIFGSLLFIPVRSPNDSNEIWPVLVQGWTLNFEMFFYVIFAACLFLPRRLRLGSLIGVFLAFVIVGAIIHPQSPLLVTYTRPIILEFVAGAVLGQLWLKGNIPGFGLGLTLMVAAIGGFAAIEILSLEFNEITCGPLAVALVLGMVSVERSGRLPQIAPLTYLGNGSYSIYLWHTLAISVVVKLATSTPIPSDVVAFVGAIAGTVLGIFAYELVEKPLRNLLRNFSWRRTRPSPA; this is translated from the coding sequence ATGAAGACACTCTTCGGTATCCAGTACCTCCGTGCCTTTGCCGCGCTCGCCGTGGTGTTCTTTCACGCCGCCGAGCGCAGCGGCGGCCATTTTCGTATCGGGGCTGCCGGCGTCGACGTCTTCTTCGTCATCAGCGGATTCATCATGTGGACCATGAGCGAACGCCGTCCGGTGACGCCGCTGCGCTTCGTGCTGGATCGCCTGCAGCGCATCGCGCCGTCCTACTGGATCGTCACGGCCATCATGATCGGCGGGGCAGTCGTCGGCCTGTTTCCGAACCTCAAGCTGACGGCAAGCCATATTTTCGGTTCGCTGCTGTTCATTCCAGTCCGCTCGCCAAACGATAGCAACGAGATCTGGCCGGTCCTGGTTCAGGGATGGACGCTGAACTTCGAGATGTTCTTCTATGTCATCTTCGCGGCCTGCCTGTTCCTGCCGCGGCGTTTGCGTCTCGGCAGCCTGATCGGCGTCTTTCTCGCCTTCGTCATCGTCGGCGCGATCATCCACCCGCAATCGCCGCTGCTTGTCACCTATACCAGGCCGATCATTCTCGAATTCGTGGCGGGTGCGGTTCTCGGGCAGCTCTGGCTGAAGGGAAATATCCCCGGTTTCGGCCTTGGCCTGACGCTCATGGTCGCGGCGATTGGCGGTTTTGCAGCCATTGAAATTCTCAGCCTCGAATTCAACGAGATAACCTGCGGTCCGCTCGCCGTAGCGCTGGTACTGGGCATGGTTTCGGTCGAGCGCAGCGGCAGGCTGCCACAGATTGCGCCGCTCACCTATCTCGGCAACGGCTCCTACTCCATCTATCTGTGGCACACGCTTGCAATCTCAGTCGTGGTAAAGCTCGCGACATCGACACCGATCCCTTCCGATGTGGTCGCCTTCGTCGGCGCTATTGCGGGCACCGTGCTTGGGATATTTGCCTATGAGCTGGTTGAAAAGCCGCTGCGCAACCTGTTGCGGAACTTCAGCTGGCGAAGGACCCGTCCCTCGCCAGCCTGA
- a CDS encoding O-antigen ligase, with the protein MRIAKSIFVRPGSNATYGMVAIALSFFVFAYSSRFGQPAILLYYALWFPLVMIDYRNVLGSYHRQLWLFAFGVLTCLSIFWSVVPSVTARAAIQYMTHIFCALVAMRTLDIRTLARGAIAGTGIVLIYSILFGYYAYDPIDGTYSFVGAFDSKNQLGFYASIGIYFAFAAVFVLGERRIWMLGGGIAGLLSAYCLLASQSATSVLTTGLVVILCASLRVILYLSPKQRKRLFVTVAISGVVLAVAGVYLGAVDLVLGAFGKDSTLTGRTYLWQQGIAAAQQNPFFGIGYQAYWVQGFSEPERLWDEFFIASRAGFHFHNTYIETAVETGLVGVFLLASILLTAFIGHISRFLSDIRNDESYILLGVATLLLIRSFVEIDILNPYHVGSFLFYYTAGKLSVRARARVNAPLPASDDRMQFATPVNWEPRTGQ; encoded by the coding sequence ATGCGGATAGCCAAATCGATCTTCGTCCGTCCAGGCAGTAACGCCACCTATGGCATGGTGGCGATTGCTCTCTCCTTCTTCGTCTTTGCCTATTCCTCGCGCTTCGGCCAGCCTGCGATCCTGCTTTATTACGCGCTCTGGTTCCCGCTTGTGATGATCGACTATCGCAACGTGCTCGGCAGCTACCACAGGCAGCTCTGGCTTTTCGCCTTCGGCGTCTTGACCTGCCTGTCGATCTTCTGGTCGGTCGTGCCTTCCGTGACGGCGCGCGCGGCGATCCAGTATATGACGCATATCTTCTGCGCCCTGGTCGCCATGCGCACGCTCGATATCCGCACGCTGGCGCGCGGCGCGATCGCCGGCACCGGCATCGTGCTCATCTATTCGATATTGTTCGGCTATTATGCCTATGATCCGATCGACGGAACCTACAGCTTCGTCGGCGCCTTCGACTCCAAGAACCAGCTCGGCTTCTATGCTTCGATCGGCATCTATTTCGCCTTTGCCGCCGTCTTCGTTCTTGGCGAACGGCGAATCTGGATGCTGGGTGGGGGCATTGCCGGCCTGCTGTCCGCCTATTGCCTGCTCGCCTCGCAATCGGCCACCTCGGTGCTGACGACCGGGCTGGTCGTGATCTTGTGCGCGAGCCTGCGCGTCATCCTTTACCTGTCGCCAAAGCAGCGCAAAAGGCTGTTTGTGACCGTGGCCATCTCCGGCGTCGTTCTCGCAGTCGCCGGGGTCTATCTCGGTGCGGTCGATCTTGTGCTTGGCGCCTTCGGCAAGGATTCCACCCTCACCGGGCGCACCTATCTTTGGCAGCAGGGCATCGCCGCCGCGCAGCAGAACCCGTTCTTCGGGATCGGCTATCAGGCATATTGGGTCCAGGGGTTCTCCGAACCAGAACGACTGTGGGATGAGTTTTTCATCGCTTCGCGGGCCGGCTTCCATTTCCATAATACCTATATCGAAACCGCGGTGGAAACGGGGCTCGTCGGCGTATTCCTGCTCGCCTCGATCCTGCTGACCGCCTTCATCGGCCACATCAGCCGCTTCCTGAGCGACATCAGGAATGATGAGTCCTACATCCTTCTGGGTGTCGCTACTCTGTTGCTGATCCGCTCGTTCGTGGAGATCGACATCCTCAATCCGTATCATGTCGGCTCCTTCCTGTTCTATTACACGGCGGGAAAACTCTCCGTGCGAGCGCGAGCGCGCGTAAACGCGCCACTGCCCGCCAGCGATGACCGGATGCAATTCGCGACGCCTGTAAACTGGGAGCCGCGGACGGGCCAATGA
- a CDS encoding polysaccharide biosynthesis/export family protein → MIEFRPFKRLVRVNTSLRCAAFVALSLCAASVSASAENLPGYHLGVMDKLHVRVAEWQTAEGAVRDWSSISGDYTVGPSGSISVPFIGDMSAVGKTTDQIAEAIGLGLQKQFGLRDRPSASVELSQFRPIYLSGEVQNPGEYPFAPNLTVLKAVSLGGGMRRADAGQRFARDFINAKGDAVVYMAERGRLLMRKARLLAELAGKDEIDVPPELKQTPQAESVLASERALMQTRSERMKNQLQTLEDLRTLLQNEVEALSKKNDTQSRQLDLAKADRDKVESLAERGLELASRRISAEQRASDLEATLLDTETASLKAKQDINKATQDENTVHNDWQSSLAKDMQDTDTQLETLQLKLSTSQSLMQEALAQSSDASNLDPSGQSVSITYTIIRDENGQSKEIQAQENTQVLPGDLIKISTGLAMR, encoded by the coding sequence ATGATTGAATTTCGGCCTTTCAAGAGGCTTGTTCGCGTGAATACATCTCTTCGATGCGCAGCTTTCGTCGCTCTCAGCCTTTGCGCAGCGTCCGTCTCGGCTTCAGCCGAAAATCTTCCAGGATATCATTTGGGTGTCATGGACAAGCTGCATGTGCGCGTTGCCGAATGGCAGACCGCCGAAGGCGCCGTTCGCGACTGGTCCTCGATTTCTGGCGACTACACAGTCGGCCCCTCCGGCTCGATCTCCGTTCCTTTCATCGGCGACATGTCCGCGGTCGGCAAGACCACGGATCAGATCGCAGAGGCCATCGGCCTCGGGCTGCAAAAGCAGTTCGGGCTGCGTGATCGCCCCTCTGCCTCGGTCGAACTCTCCCAGTTCCGCCCGATCTATCTTTCAGGCGAGGTGCAGAATCCGGGCGAATATCCCTTCGCGCCGAACCTCACCGTGCTCAAGGCCGTCAGCCTTGGGGGCGGCATGCGTCGCGCCGATGCCGGCCAGCGTTTCGCAAGGGATTTCATCAATGCCAAGGGCGACGCCGTCGTCTACATGGCCGAGCGCGGCCGCCTTCTGATGCGCAAGGCGCGCCTGCTGGCCGAACTGGCCGGCAAGGACGAAATCGACGTCCCCCCGGAACTCAAGCAGACGCCGCAAGCGGAAAGTGTGCTTGCAAGCGAGCGGGCGCTGATGCAGACCCGCAGCGAGCGCATGAAGAACCAGCTGCAGACACTGGAAGATCTGAGAACCCTTCTGCAGAACGAAGTCGAAGCGCTTTCGAAAAAGAACGATACGCAAAGCCGTCAGCTGGATTTGGCAAAGGCCGACCGCGACAAGGTCGAGAGCCTGGCTGAACGGGGGCTTGAACTTGCGTCCCGCCGGATCTCCGCCGAACAGCGCGCATCCGATCTGGAGGCAACCCTTCTCGATACGGAAACGGCATCGCTGAAAGCCAAGCAGGACATCAACAAGGCCACCCAGGACGAGAATACGGTTCATAACGACTGGCAGAGCTCGCTGGCCAAAGACATGCAGGATACCGATACGCAGCTGGAAACCCTGCAGCTGAAGCTCTCGACCAGCCAGTCGCTGATGCAGGAAGCACTTGCCCAATCCTCGGACGCAAGCAACCTCGATCCCAGCGGCCAGAGTGTGAGCATCACCTACACGATCATTCGTGACGAGAACGGCCAGTCGAAGGAAATCCAGGCCCAGGAGAATACGCAGGTATTGCCCGGTGATCTAATCAAGATCAGCACCGGTCTTGCCATGCGATAA
- a CDS encoding sugar transferase has protein sequence MKSATRSATSAFFSAAESDVFPPTGGVLKRVFDVSAAMTALVLISPLFLMLMLLVKLTDQGPAFYGHRRIGHNGKSFRCMKFRSMVVNGDKVLQAHLQANPKAMEEWRATRKLQDDPRVTVIGAVLRKLSLDELPQLINIIRGEMSIVGPRPVVEDELELYETAAIYYLQSRPGLTGLWQVSGRNDVSYASRVAFDTHYVKNWSLSSDMMIIAKTIPAVCLSRGSY, from the coding sequence ATGAAGTCTGCGACGAGATCGGCCACATCGGCTTTTTTCAGCGCCGCGGAAAGTGACGTCTTTCCGCCAACTGGTGGAGTATTGAAACGCGTTTTCGACGTCTCCGCCGCAATGACCGCCCTGGTTCTCATCAGCCCGCTCTTCCTGATGCTGATGCTGCTGGTGAAACTTACGGACCAGGGTCCCGCGTTTTACGGCCATCGCCGCATCGGCCATAATGGCAAGAGCTTCCGCTGCATGAAGTTCCGGAGCATGGTCGTCAACGGCGACAAGGTTCTGCAGGCTCATCTGCAAGCCAATCCGAAGGCGATGGAAGAATGGCGCGCAACGCGCAAGCTGCAGGACGACCCCCGCGTCACCGTCATCGGGGCCGTGCTGCGCAAGCTCAGCCTCGACGAGCTGCCGCAGTTGATCAACATCATCCGCGGCGAAATGAGCATCGTCGGGCCGCGGCCGGTCGTGGAGGACGAGCTTGAGCTCTATGAGACCGCCGCGATCTATTATCTGCAGTCCCGCCCCGGCCTGACCGGCCTATGGCAGGTCAGCGGACGCAATGACGTCTCCTATGCCAGCCGTGTCGCCTTCGACACGCATTATGTGAAGAACTGGTCGCTCAGCAGCGACATGATGATCATCGCCAAAACCATTCCTGCGGTCTGCCTCTCGCGCGGCAGCTATTGA
- a CDS encoding exopolysaccharide production repressor protein — protein sequence MYAPRVFISMLGTLIVFAIATYFLTNSLWTTLVETIICAVLLQIGYFLGVLYLVWKERKSRHAFLTEDKGLTPGAEDTKVGGLSTSNFKRSEPFNP from the coding sequence ATGTACGCACCGCGCGTTTTCATCAGCATGTTGGGCACGCTGATCGTATTTGCTATCGCAACATACTTTTTGACGAATTCTCTTTGGACCACGTTGGTCGAGACGATCATCTGTGCCGTGCTCCTGCAGATCGGCTATTTTCTGGGCGTGCTCTATCTCGTCTGGAAAGAGCGCAAGTCGCGCCATGCCTTCCTGACCGAAGACAAGGGGCTGACGCCGGGGGCGGAAGATACGAAGGTCGGCGGTCTCTCCACGTCCAATTTCAAGCGCTCCGAGCCGTTCAACCCTTAG
- a CDS encoding glycosyltransferase family 2 protein, translated as MTDSAEKGVCVIIAAKNASDTIGLAVASALREPEVAEVVVIDDGSTDGTAAAAASADDGSGRLTIREFEKNRGPAAARNHAIEISKAPLIGILDADDFFFPGRFASLLAADDWDFVADNIAFVNADTVRDAHARLDHFDAKPRFLDLVAFVEGNISKRGVRRGEIGFLKPLMRRSFLDAHGLRYNEALRLGEDYDLYVRALAKAARYKIIHSCGYGAVVRSDSLSGRHRTEDLRRLYEADRAILAKGGLSSVDAAVIRRHEQHIRDRYELRHFLDVKSQSGLLSAAAYALSHPFAVPAIAGGILADKTERFRKRGGAPIAHSGANGLRYLLQAAPE; from the coding sequence GTGACCGACAGTGCAGAAAAAGGCGTCTGCGTAATCATCGCCGCAAAAAATGCCAGCGACACCATCGGGCTGGCTGTTGCCTCGGCTCTTCGGGAGCCGGAAGTGGCGGAAGTCGTCGTCATCGACGACGGTTCGACGGATGGAACAGCCGCGGCCGCCGCCAGCGCCGACGACGGCAGCGGCAGGCTGACGATCCGGGAGTTCGAAAAGAACCGCGGTCCCGCCGCCGCACGCAATCACGCGATCGAGATATCCAAGGCCCCGCTGATCGGCATTCTCGATGCCGATGATTTCTTCTTTCCGGGTCGTTTCGCCTCGTTGCTTGCCGCCGACGATTGGGATTTCGTCGCCGACAATATCGCCTTCGTCAATGCCGATACCGTGCGGGATGCCCATGCAAGGCTCGATCACTTCGATGCGAAGCCGCGCTTTCTCGATCTCGTTGCCTTCGTCGAGGGCAATATTTCCAAGCGGGGCGTGCGGCGCGGCGAGATCGGTTTTCTCAAACCCTTGATGCGGCGTTCTTTTCTGGATGCGCATGGCCTGCGTTATAACGAGGCGCTGCGCCTCGGCGAGGACTACGATCTTTATGTGCGCGCGCTGGCCAAAGCAGCGCGCTACAAGATCATCCATAGCTGCGGCTATGGCGCGGTCGTGCGTAGCGATTCCCTGAGCGGCCGACACAGGACCGAGGATCTACGACGGCTCTATGAAGCCGACCGGGCCATCCTTGCAAAGGGCGGCCTTTCTTCGGTGGATGCAGCCGTGATCCGCCGCCACGAGCAGCATATTCGCGACCGCTACGAGTTGCGGCATTTCCTCGATGTCAAATCGCAGTCCGGCCTGCTGTCGGCTGCGGCCTATGCGCTGTCGCATCCCTTTGCCGTTCCGGCGATCGCCGGCGGCATCCTGGCGGACAAGACGGAGCGTTTCCGCAAGCGAGGCGGTGCGCCCATCGCCCATTCCGGCGCGAACGGCCTGCGCTATCTGCTGCAGGCCGCTCCGGAATAG
- a CDS encoding polysaccharide pyruvyl transferase family protein, whose protein sequence is MKPFHWESTHGNFGDDLNLWLWDFLFPGLRNVHEETLLVGVGTVLNTEILPADGRKLVIGSGFGYGSLPDMRDRSQWDVRSVRGPLTAEKVGLPAEMGIVDPAVLVTEMPEFQNISKNGRRTFIPHWESAAAGLWPEICKTVGLSYLDPRGEAKAVIREIAASELIVAESMHGAILADAFRVPWIAVSSSRSINSFKWNDWARSLGVTYAPKHIPVSTRAEAIAKGAKFWGVGFERNKQAAAELEKQRYGENVMLADPEQTTFRVMAKQALAAPSALALWQASKAKPQLSKDSALAACKERLLGVIEGVRRDYL, encoded by the coding sequence ATGAAGCCGTTCCACTGGGAATCCACCCATGGCAATTTCGGTGACGATCTCAATCTCTGGCTCTGGGATTTCCTGTTTCCCGGCCTTCGCAACGTTCATGAAGAAACGCTGCTGGTCGGCGTCGGAACCGTCCTCAACACGGAAATCCTGCCAGCCGATGGACGCAAGCTCGTCATCGGCAGCGGCTTCGGCTACGGTTCCCTTCCCGACATGCGCGACCGGTCGCAATGGGATGTCCGCAGCGTCCGCGGCCCCCTGACGGCGGAGAAGGTCGGCTTGCCGGCCGAAATGGGCATCGTCGATCCTGCCGTGCTGGTGACGGAAATGCCGGAATTCCAGAACATTTCCAAGAACGGCAGGCGCACCTTCATACCGCATTGGGAATCGGCCGCCGCTGGTCTCTGGCCCGAGATCTGCAAGACCGTCGGCCTTTCCTATCTCGATCCCCGCGGCGAGGCGAAGGCCGTAATCCGCGAAATTGCCGCTTCCGAGCTGATCGTCGCGGAATCGATGCATGGCGCGATCCTTGCCGATGCCTTCCGCGTCCCGTGGATCGCAGTCAGCTCCTCGCGCTCCATCAACAGCTTCAAATGGAACGACTGGGCACGTTCACTCGGCGTGACCTATGCGCCGAAGCACATCCCCGTTTCCACTCGCGCGGAAGCGATCGCCAAGGGTGCCAAATTCTGGGGCGTCGGCTTCGAACGCAACAAGCAAGCCGCCGCCGAACTCGAAAAGCAGCGGTACGGGGAAAATGTCATGCTTGCCGATCCCGAGCAGACCACGTTTCGGGTCATGGCGAAGCAAGCGCTTGCCGCGCCTTCGGCCCTGGCTCTCTGGCAGGCCAGCAAGGCAAAGCCGCAGCTGAGCAAGGACAGCGCGCTTGCTGCGTGCAAGGAACGCCTCCTGGGCGTGATCGAAGGCGTGCGGCGCGATTATCTCTAA